In a single window of the Pseudodesulfovibrio profundus genome:
- a CDS encoding LysM peptidoglycan-binding domain-containing protein, whose amino-acid sequence MECRKPEENLQISKLIRLLLIALLIAGVGYGCAPKKAPEVEVAAPAPEPEEAVSEVPVDADPLEPEVEAAPDVEGDLTETEQAVLNSRFGLLFDFELHQTKDVENYFNYFNHKARKTLVRWLKRSEPYLPYVRRVFTQYGLPQDLVLLPFVESGYNVRAYSWAGAGGMWQFMRGTGRLYGLQSDWWIDERRDPYKATDAAARHLRDLYDRFGDWYLALAAYNAGTGKISRALKQAGCNDFFELSEKNRRLSRRVRLKRETKHYVPKFIAISKIFQNLDTLGFEPVSWDKEVEVVPVKLPGGTDLLALARSGGMSWDEFHKYNPAFRRQVSPPHMEAAAYLPVAKADKMMAYLSDPSSRPYAGYTRYRVRSGDSWWRISRRYGVPISVLKKVNNTRSNTLRPGQHVMVPGSGSGRAVASSSSSKTRAIAAKRGNYVVRSGDTLWSISQKFGTTVNTVKRSNGLRSSRLKVGQKLYIPNNSAPATKQAVKQAGKVKTQLVKYKVRRGDNLWTIARKFGVKVSDLRHWNSLNSRGTIYAGQRLKVYVQ is encoded by the coding sequence ATGGAATGCAGGAAGCCGGAGGAAAATTTGCAGATTTCCAAATTGATACGGTTACTTTTGATTGCCCTCCTGATCGCAGGCGTGGGCTATGGTTGTGCTCCCAAGAAGGCGCCCGAGGTGGAGGTGGCCGCACCGGCCCCCGAACCAGAGGAGGCCGTCAGCGAGGTGCCGGTGGATGCGGATCCGCTGGAACCCGAGGTTGAGGCAGCACCGGATGTTGAAGGTGATCTGACCGAAACGGAACAGGCGGTTCTGAACTCCCGTTTCGGGCTGTTGTTCGACTTTGAACTTCACCAGACCAAAGATGTTGAAAACTATTTCAACTACTTCAACCACAAAGCACGCAAGACCTTGGTGCGCTGGCTCAAGCGCTCCGAACCATACCTTCCATACGTCCGTCGGGTCTTCACCCAATACGGTTTGCCGCAGGATCTGGTTCTGCTGCCCTTTGTCGAGTCCGGATATAATGTCCGGGCCTATTCCTGGGCCGGAGCCGGTGGTATGTGGCAGTTCATGCGTGGTACGGGTCGTCTGTACGGCCTGCAATCCGACTGGTGGATCGACGAACGTCGTGACCCCTACAAAGCCACTGATGCTGCCGCCCGTCACCTCCGCGATCTCTACGATCGGTTCGGTGACTGGTATCTCGCACTGGCAGCGTACAACGCCGGCACAGGAAAAATCTCCCGTGCGCTGAAACAGGCTGGCTGTAACGACTTTTTCGAGTTGTCGGAAAAGAACCGCCGCCTTTCCCGCAGAGTCCGCCTCAAACGGGAAACCAAACATTATGTTCCAAAATTCATCGCTATTTCAAAAATATTCCAGAACCTGGATACCCTCGGCTTCGAGCCGGTTTCCTGGGACAAGGAAGTTGAAGTGGTTCCCGTCAAGCTCCCCGGCGGCACCGACCTGCTGGCTCTGGCCCGCTCCGGTGGCATGAGCTGGGACGAGTTCCACAAGTACAACCCGGCATTCAGACGTCAGGTCAGCCCGCCGCACATGGAGGCAGCAGCCTATCTGCCTGTGGCCAAGGCCGACAAGATGATGGCCTACCTCTCGGACCCCAGTTCGAGGCCGTACGCAGGGTATACACGCTACAGAGTGCGCTCCGGTGATTCCTGGTGGCGTATCTCCCGTCGATACGGTGTGCCTATTTCGGTCCTGAAAAAGGTGAACAATACCCGTTCCAACACCTTGCGCCCCGGCCAGCATGTCATGGTTCCCGGTAGCGGTTCCGGCCGTGCCGTGGCCTCTTCCAGCTCGTCAAAGACCCGGGCCATCGCTGCCAAGCGCGGCAATTATGTGGTTCGCTCCGGTGATACCCTGTGGTCCATCTCGCAAAAGTTCGGAACAACGGTCAACACCGTCAAACGTTCCAACGGCCTGCGTTCCAGCCGTCTCAAAGTCGGTCAGAAATTGTACATCCCCAACAACTCGGCTCCGGCCACCAAGCAGGCTGTCAAGCAGGCTGGCAAGGTGAAGACCCAGTTGGTCAAGTACAAGGTCCGACGCGGCGACAACCTGTGGACCATCGCCCGCAAGTTTGGCGTCAAGGTCTCAGACCTGCGCCACTGGAACTCGCTGAACAGCCGCGGTACCATCTATGCCGGTCAGCGCCTCAAGGTGTATGTCCAGTAG
- a CDS encoding TrmH family RNA methyltransferase — translation MQKNGPGKKDGKIYVVGNKPVKELMMDDPSRVDFVAFRKGRSDKAMEEILALCKEKNVPFKSVSAKDLDFMYRGNHQGVAARCAALSYTPLTELLENAEEAPLPLVVVLDQVQDTGNVGVLARTLYALGGAGLVVCQHHGAYLGAGAMRSSAGALNKLPVSKVGNLANAMKDFVNYDFTVYCARMTSDSQNIYTAELDTPAVLVLGNEEKGIRPGVAKYGHHSLHIPFMREFDSLNVAQAGAVLVSEFARRLG, via the coding sequence ATGCAAAAGAACGGCCCTGGCAAAAAAGACGGTAAAATCTACGTAGTTGGCAACAAGCCAGTCAAAGAATTGATGATGGACGATCCATCAAGGGTGGATTTCGTCGCCTTCCGAAAAGGGCGCAGTGACAAGGCGATGGAAGAAATTCTCGCCTTGTGCAAAGAAAAAAATGTTCCTTTCAAGTCGGTTTCGGCCAAGGATCTGGATTTCATGTACCGCGGCAACCATCAGGGAGTGGCCGCTCGATGTGCTGCCCTTTCCTACACGCCGCTGACTGAACTCCTCGAAAACGCAGAGGAGGCCCCGCTGCCTCTCGTCGTTGTTCTCGATCAGGTACAGGATACCGGCAACGTCGGCGTGCTTGCCCGTACGCTCTACGCACTTGGCGGTGCCGGTCTGGTTGTCTGCCAGCACCACGGTGCCTATCTCGGCGCCGGGGCCATGCGCTCCAGTGCCGGTGCATTGAACAAGCTGCCGGTTTCCAAGGTCGGCAACCTGGCAAACGCCATGAAGGATTTCGTGAACTACGACTTCACCGTGTACTGCGCCCGGATGACATCGGACTCTCAGAATATTTACACCGCAGAGCTGGATACCCCGGCCGTGCTGGTCCTCGGCAACGAGGAAAAGGGCATCCGCCCGGGCGTGGCCAAGTACGGACACCACAGTCTGCACATCCCGTTCATGCGCGAGTTCGACTCACTGAACGTGGCTCAGGCTGGTGCTGTTCTCGTATCCGAATTCGCCCGCAGGCTTGGATAG
- the selD gene encoding selenide, water dikinase SelD, with amino-acid sequence MTKLKLVSTVKAAGUAAKIAPGDLEQALSGLGAHSDDRVLAGGPGDNEDAVVLSFPDGKALVQTVDFFTPVVNDPYRFGRIAAANALSDVYAMGGTPWSTMNIVCFPMKQLPGSILTEVLRGGMDAVIEAGAVPSGGHSVEDDELKYGLAVTGLVDPDGFASNRGVRPGDQLLLTKPIGTGVIATAVKGEMPDADAMEDILFEVCGRLNKAGGEVIRDLKLIGATDITGFGLGGHLIELADASNVTVEIRMQDVPLIPGALEMVSMGMLPAGSVCNRNHYLPRTTVADAADEFLRDLVFDAQTSGGLILAVPPDKLEAAINQLEAAGDMAAHIGSARARKDGETPLYLI; translated from the coding sequence ATGACCAAGCTGAAGCTGGTATCCACGGTCAAAGCGGCTGGTTGAGCCGCCAAGATCGCTCCGGGGGACCTGGAGCAGGCATTATCGGGGCTGGGCGCCCACAGTGACGACCGCGTGTTGGCCGGAGGTCCCGGCGACAACGAGGATGCTGTGGTGTTGTCTTTTCCCGACGGCAAGGCATTGGTTCAGACCGTGGATTTCTTCACGCCCGTGGTCAATGATCCGTACCGTTTCGGGCGCATCGCCGCAGCTAATGCCCTCTCGGATGTGTACGCCATGGGCGGTACGCCGTGGTCGACAATGAACATTGTCTGCTTCCCCATGAAACAGCTTCCCGGCTCGATTCTGACCGAAGTACTCCGTGGCGGTATGGATGCAGTCATTGAAGCCGGAGCCGTTCCGTCCGGCGGTCACAGCGTCGAAGACGACGAACTCAAATACGGCTTGGCTGTGACCGGACTGGTCGACCCGGATGGATTTGCCTCCAACAGAGGCGTACGTCCCGGTGACCAGTTGCTGCTCACCAAGCCCATCGGCACCGGTGTCATAGCCACAGCGGTGAAAGGGGAAATGCCCGATGCCGACGCCATGGAGGATATTCTCTTTGAAGTATGCGGGCGATTGAACAAGGCGGGTGGTGAAGTCATCAGGGATTTGAAACTCATCGGCGCCACGGACATCACCGGTTTCGGTCTGGGTGGTCACCTCATCGAACTGGCAGATGCCAGCAATGTGACGGTGGAAATTCGCATGCAGGATGTTCCACTCATTCCCGGTGCGCTGGAGATGGTTTCCATGGGCATGCTCCCGGCAGGCTCGGTCTGCAACCGCAATCACTATCTGCCGCGCACCACCGTGGCCGACGCTGCTGATGAATTCCTGCGCGATCTGGTCTTTGACGCCCAGACTTCGGGCGGCCTGATTCTGGCCGTGCCACCGGACAAGCTGGAGGCAGCCATAAATCAGCTCGAAGCGGCAGGCGACATGGCCGCACATATCGGCTCGGCACGCGCACGCAAAGACGGTGAAACGCCGCTCTATCTCATATAG
- a CDS encoding M24 family metallopeptidase — translation MNTTIFEKRRENLKRLLTKKKIPALLVSHAANRYYLSGFELHDPQCNESSGWLVVTASGDDYLFTDPRYYDAAKQVWDEDKLFIYAANKHALVGETLKGNGIKALAIEPKAMHLFDYEKLNELFTLTAVDNLVEELRIIKDEDEIRRMDASIELNHKLFKYIEGQLVPGKTEEQVAWEVEKFFRENGAEELAFSTIVGVGPNAALPHAIPGETVVRENDMVLIDTGCRLEDYSSDQTRTFWVGDTPSDRFKETMDLVQASQQAAIDVIRPGLTYFEAYQVAYSVFEQAGVEKLFTHGLGHGIGLETHEPPSLSKAAKGELKAGMVVTVEPGLYDPKWGGIRWEYQVLVTEDGCRIM, via the coding sequence ATGAACACCACAATATTTGAAAAACGTCGCGAGAATCTCAAGCGGCTTCTGACGAAAAAGAAGATCCCTGCCCTGCTCGTTTCCCACGCTGCCAACCGCTATTACCTGAGCGGCTTCGAGCTGCACGATCCGCAGTGCAACGAGTCCTCCGGCTGGCTGGTTGTCACGGCAAGCGGCGACGACTACCTGTTCACCGATCCTCGGTATTACGACGCAGCCAAACAGGTGTGGGATGAGGACAAGCTCTTCATCTATGCCGCCAACAAGCACGCGCTGGTCGGGGAAACCCTGAAGGGCAACGGCATCAAGGCGTTGGCAATTGAGCCGAAGGCCATGCATCTGTTCGACTACGAAAAGCTCAACGAGCTGTTCACGCTCACTGCTGTCGATAATCTGGTGGAAGAGCTGCGGATCATCAAGGATGAGGATGAAATTCGCCGCATGGATGCATCCATCGAGCTGAACCACAAGCTGTTCAAGTACATCGAAGGGCAACTGGTTCCGGGCAAGACTGAAGAGCAGGTCGCCTGGGAAGTGGAGAAATTCTTCCGTGAAAACGGAGCTGAGGAGCTGGCGTTTTCCACCATCGTCGGTGTTGGTCCCAATGCCGCACTGCCGCATGCCATTCCGGGCGAGACCGTGGTTCGCGAAAACGACATGGTGCTGATCGATACCGGTTGCCGTTTGGAGGATTACAGTTCCGACCAGACCCGGACCTTCTGGGTGGGCGATACACCGTCCGATCGTTTCAAGGAGACCATGGATCTGGTGCAGGCCTCCCAGCAGGCCGCCATCGATGTCATCCGCCCAGGCCTGACATACTTTGAAGCGTATCAGGTTGCCTACTCAGTATTCGAGCAGGCGGGCGTGGAAAAGCTGTTCACCCATGGACTGGGGCACGGTATCGGACTGGAGACCCACGAGCCGCCGAGCCTGAGCAAGGCTGCCAAGGGCGAACTCAAGGCCGGTATGGTCGTCACCGTGGAGCCGGGCCTCTATGATCCCAAATGGGGCGGTATCCGCTGGGAGTACCAGGTGCTAGTCACCGAAGACGGCTGCCGCATCATGTAG
- a CDS encoding protoporphyrinogen/coproporphyrinogen oxidase, whose amino-acid sequence MKTKYLIIGAGPTGLGAANRLRELGMEEFIILERNNYAGGLATSFKDDAGFTWDIGGHVVFSHYDYFDNLMDSLLGDERLEHQRESWVRSNSTWVPYPFQNNIRHLPPEARWECVKGLLPGHRNEETPTNFAEWFDHIFGAGIAKHFMQPYNFKVWATPPELMQFNWIGERVSVVDLKKVLKNIILEQDDVAWGPNNTFKFPLYGGTGEIFRRLGERLKDRTEFGQSVVAIDPDAKKVTTDSGLTIEYEVLLNTAPVDILAGKWLSNRDAALIDAAGDLTHNSVYVGGVGLDIRDESERNSRCWMYYPESDSPFYRVTNFHNYSPNNVARPGEQLAFMCESSFSEHKPEKVDELMDRTIEGLVNTDMMDPARVKDICTKWEIAVDYGYPVPTLKRDGALRTIQPRLEEKDIYSRGRFGGWKYEVSNMDHSVMQGVEWVERMLKGTPETTYSWE is encoded by the coding sequence ATGAAGACAAAATATCTGATCATTGGCGCAGGTCCCACCGGACTGGGCGCAGCCAACCGGCTCCGTGAGCTGGGCATGGAAGAATTCATCATCCTTGAGCGCAACAACTACGCCGGTGGACTTGCCACCAGTTTCAAGGACGATGCCGGATTCACCTGGGATATCGGCGGGCACGTGGTCTTCTCCCACTACGATTACTTCGACAACCTTATGGACTCACTGCTGGGCGATGAACGCCTTGAACACCAGCGGGAATCCTGGGTTCGGTCCAACTCGACCTGGGTGCCGTATCCGTTCCAGAACAACATTCGCCACCTGCCGCCCGAAGCACGCTGGGAATGCGTAAAGGGATTGCTGCCCGGCCATCGAAATGAAGAGACCCCCACCAACTTTGCCGAGTGGTTCGATCATATCTTCGGTGCCGGAATCGCCAAGCACTTCATGCAGCCGTACAATTTCAAGGTATGGGCAACGCCGCCCGAGCTGATGCAGTTCAACTGGATCGGCGAGCGGGTCAGTGTGGTGGACCTCAAGAAGGTGCTCAAGAACATTATCCTCGAACAGGATGACGTTGCCTGGGGACCGAACAATACCTTCAAGTTCCCCCTGTACGGCGGTACCGGCGAAATATTCCGTCGGCTGGGCGAGCGGCTCAAGGATCGCACCGAGTTCGGTCAGTCCGTGGTCGCCATTGATCCAGATGCCAAAAAGGTGACCACTGACTCGGGATTGACCATTGAGTACGAAGTGCTTCTGAACACCGCGCCGGTGGATATCCTGGCCGGTAAGTGGCTCTCCAACCGGGATGCCGCTTTGATCGATGCCGCTGGCGACCTGACGCACAATTCGGTGTACGTGGGTGGTGTCGGACTGGATATTCGGGATGAATCCGAGCGTAACTCCCGCTGCTGGATGTACTACCCGGAATCAGATTCGCCGTTTTATCGCGTGACCAATTTCCACAACTATTCGCCCAACAACGTGGCCCGCCCCGGCGAGCAGCTTGCCTTCATGTGCGAGTCGTCCTTTTCCGAGCACAAGCCCGAGAAGGTGGATGAGCTGATGGATCGGACCATCGAAGGGCTGGTCAATACCGACATGATGGATCCTGCCCGCGTGAAGGACATCTGCACCAAGTGGGAGATCGCCGTGGACTACGGCTATCCCGTGCCCACTCTCAAGCGCGACGGTGCACTGCGCACCATCCAGCCCCGGCTCGAAGAAAAGGACATATACTCCCGCGGTCGCTTCGGTGGCTGGAAGTACGAGGTGTCCAACATGGACCACTCGGTCATGCAGGGCGTGGAGTGGGTCGAGCGCATGCTCAAGGGAACGCCGGAGACCACCTACTCCTGGGAGTAG